From one Zhongshania sp. R06B22 genomic stretch:
- a CDS encoding 1-acyl-sn-glycerol-3-phosphate acyltransferase: MASFYLWLKCHLPSGGGKDYLNANSRLQFWWADTLKFAAEKLFRLNFVIEGQASLAGPGAILLPRHSSIGDTVLPMSFYAIPRGFQVRYVLKKELLLDPCLDIVGNRLPNVFLDRVAEDMSAELRSLERLAAEASERESLVIYIEGTRFSPQKRQRIIRSLATSGNSDALQRAERLTSILPPRPAGALALMRGAPQKDLLFCAHTGFEGSASFAKLFNGAWMDTTVRLRFWRVAAADIPADDEGRRALLLAQWDKMNLAVVDMS, from the coding sequence GGCCAGTTTTTACTTGTGGCTAAAATGCCATCTCCCTAGCGGGGGTGGTAAAGATTACTTAAATGCCAATAGCCGTTTACAGTTTTGGTGGGCCGATACACTTAAGTTTGCGGCAGAAAAGCTATTTCGTCTTAACTTTGTGATTGAAGGACAGGCGTCGCTAGCCGGCCCCGGCGCGATTCTTTTGCCCCGCCACAGCAGTATTGGCGACACCGTTCTACCTATGTCGTTTTACGCCATTCCCCGCGGTTTTCAAGTTCGCTATGTCCTGAAGAAAGAGCTGCTCTTAGATCCTTGTTTAGATATTGTCGGTAACCGTTTGCCGAATGTTTTCCTAGATCGTGTTGCCGAAGATATGAGCGCTGAATTGCGTTCTTTAGAGCGCTTGGCAGCGGAGGCTAGCGAGCGTGAAAGCTTGGTGATTTATATTGAGGGCACGCGCTTTTCGCCGCAAAAGCGTCAGCGCATTATTCGCTCATTGGCGACAAGCGGAAATAGTGACGCTTTGCAGCGCGCCGAGCGCTTGACGAGTATTTTGCCCCCTAGGCCTGCGGGAGCCTTAGCGTTGATGCGCGGTGCGCCACAGAAAGACCTATTATTTTGTGCGCACACAGGTTTTGAAGGTTCTGCCAGCTTTGCCAAACTCTTTAATGGCGCTTGGATGGATACCACGGTGCGGCTGCGCTTTTGGCGAGTAGCTGCGGCGGATATACCGGCAGATGACGAAGGCCGTCGCGCCTTGCTATTAGCCCAGTGGGATAAAATGAACTTGGCTGTAGTTGATATGAGCTGA